DNA sequence from the Pseudomonas fluorescens Q2-87 genome:
GCCGGCCGCGTTGTACTGCGGCACCTGGAAGCTGACCTTTTTCGACTCGCTCGACAGGGTCTCTTCCAGGAAGATCGGTAATTCCATTTCCACGTCTTGCCCTCGACGGCCGGCGCTGCGCCCTGAATGTCCGCCACCGAAACCCGGTCCGCGATTACCAAAGATCGAACTGAAGAAGTCCGAGAAATCCCCCGTATCCTGGCCGCCACCAAAGCCGCCACGGCTCTGCCAGCCCGGCGGGCCCTGGAACGGCTGGCCGTGCTGGCCATAACGACGCAGGTCGTCGTACTCGGCGCGCTTGTCGGCGCTTTTCAGCGCTTCATAGGCTTCGGAGACGTCCTTGAACTTGGTCTCGGCGTCTTTTTCCTTGCTTACGTCCGGGTGGTATTTGCGCGCCAATTTGCGATAGGCGGCCTTGATCGTGGCGTCGTCCGCCGTCGGCTCCACCCCCAGAATCTTGTAATAGTCTTTGAAGTCCATCGAAGGATCACCATCCGTTATCGATATCGCACCGCCACCCGCAGCATGCTCGTGATACAAGTCCTGGAGTTTGACCGATCTCAAGGTTTGTGACCGGGCGGTGCAGCAGAAGTTTATCGGCAGCCGGTGGCGGTTCTTTGTACCCGCCCTGTGGCTACCAGGCTCATGCCAGCAAGTTTGGGGGTCTTGAGGCGTCTTTCAAGGCCAGCGTTTGCGAATTAGCAGATAACCGGCCTTCGAATCCGGGCCACACTGGCATACACTGCGCGGCCGTTTTTTCAACCGGAACCCGAAAGACATGAAAAACGCATCCCCGGCCCGTGCCTGCGGCATCGACTTTGGCACGTCCAACTCCACGGTCGGCTGGCTGCGCCCCGGCATGGAAACGCTGATCGCGCTGGAGGACGACAAGATCACCCTGCCCTCGGTGGTCTTTTTCAATCTCGAGGAACGCCGCCCGGTGTATGGCCGCCTGGCCCTGCACGAATACCTGGAAGGCTACGAAGGCCGGCTGATGCGTTCGCTCAAGAGCCTGCTGGGTTCCAAGCTGATCAAGCACGACACCAGCGTGTTGGGTACGGCGATGCCTTTCAAGGATCTGCTGGGCCTGTTCATCGGCCAACTGAAGAAGCGCGCCGAAGAAACCGCCGGTCGGGAGTTCGAAGAGGTGGTGCTGGGTCGCCCAGTGTTTTTCGTCGATGACGACGAACTCGCTGACCAGGAAGCGGAAAACACCCTGGTGGACGTCGCTCGCGCCATCGGCTTCAAGGACGTTTCGTTCCAGTACGAGCCCATCGCGGCGGCCTTCGACTACGAGTCGACCATCGAGAAAGAAGAGCTGGTGCTAATCGTCGACATCGGCGGTGGTACGTCGGACTTCTCCCTGGTGCGCCTGTCGCCCGAACGCCGCACCCACGACAACCGTCACGCCGATATCCTCGCCACCGGCGGCGTGCACATCGGCGGGACCGATTTCGACAAGCAACTGAGCTTGCAGGGCGTGATGCCACTGTTCGGCTATGGCAGCCGCATGAAAAGCGGCGCCTACATGCCCACCAGCCACCACATGAACCTGGCGACCTGGCACACCATCAACGCGGTGTACTCGCAAAAATCCACCCTGGCCCTGGGCAGCATGCGCTATGACATCGAGGACACCGGCGGCATCGACCGGTTGTTCCATCTGATCGAACAGCGCGCCGGGCATTGGCTGGCGATGGAAGTGGAAGAGACCAAGATCCAGCTGACCCACACCGACCAGCGTCACCTACCCCTGGACCGGATCGAGCCGGGATTGAGCGTGGACCTGAGCCGGGCGCTGTTTGAATCGGCCATCGGTGGATTGCTGGAGCGCGTGCGTGCCAGCGTCGCGCAACTGCTGGGCGATGCCAATGTGCGTGTCGATCAGGTCGATACGGTGTTCTTCACCGGCGGCTCCAGCGGCATCCCAGCACTGCGCAACAGCGTCTCGGCGATGCTGCCCCAGGCGCGGCATGTCGAAGGCAACATCTTCGGCAGCATTGGCAGTGGGTTGGCAATCGAGGCGATGAAGCGTTACGGCACCCAGGTCTGATCCAAGTTCTGCGGCGCGCCCATCGCGAGCAGGCTCGCGATGGCGTCAGAACAAGCGACGCCTATCCGATCAAACCATCCCCACCTGCTTCAACTCACTCTTGAGGTAGGCATAGTAAATCGGCCCCGCCACCACCCCCGGCAGGCCGAACGCGGCTTCGAATACCAGCATCGCCATGAGCAGCTCCCAGGACTTGGCGCTGATCTGCCCACCAACGATCCGAGCGTTGAGAAAGTATTCGAGCTTGTGGATCACGATCAGGTAAACCAGCGCCGCCACGGCGACCCAGATCGACAATGACAGCCCGACGATAGTGATCAGTGTGTTGGAGATCAGGTTGCCAATGACCGGCAACAGCCCCAGCAGGAAAGTCATCACGATCAACGTTTTGGTCAGCGGCAGCTTGATGCCGAACAGCGGCAGCACCACTGCCAGGAAGATCCCGGTGAAGAAGGTGTTGAGCATGGAAATCTTGATCTGGGCGAAGACGATGTTGCGAAACGCCTTGACCAACAGGTTCAGGCGATCGAACAGCGCAGCGGCCAGGGGCTTGCGCTTGGTCAGGTCGGGGATGCGCTGCAACGCGACGATGGCCCCCAGCACCATGCCGATCAGCAACGTCACGAACATATGGGCCGCGTCCTTGCCCACCAGCTGCAAATCGCTCAGGTGCTTGCTGATCCAGTCACCGATCGCCACCCGGAACTCGGCGGCGCTCGCCGGCAGGTAGGCATCGATGAACGGTGGCAATTGCCCGCGGGCGCGGTCGACCACGCCCATGAACTTGTCCAGGGAGGCGCCGGGATTTTCCGCTTCATGCAGCAGGAAACTGAAGGCGCCGGCGAAAATCAACGTCAGCACACTGACCACCAGCGTGCCCAGCAACGCCACCGCCAACCAGCGGGCACGCCGGCCTTCGATCAGGCGCTGCAATTGCGGGGTGAGCATGTTCACCAGCTCGAACACCAGCAACCCGGCCAACAGGCTCGGCAACAGGCGCAGCGGCAATACCAGCAGCAGCCCACCGAAAATGATGACCCAACTGATCACCAACAACACATGACGCTGAGAAAACGTTGGCATACAGCCTCAGAACGGAACGGCGTGAAAGGATTGGCAGTCTGCCAGCCTTCCACTGGCAGCACTAGGCATTGTATCGGCCGACTTTCGTCGGGGTTCAGGTATTTTTTCATCGGCTGTGGGAGCGCCATCGCGGGCCAGCTCGCTCCCACATTGGATTTGCCTGGCTCGCGACAGGATCCTCACAGGCTCAGGCAAACCCAGGCTTTCACTTCTTCTTCAGGCAATCGCTCATGAACGCCTTGCGGGCATCGCCTTTAAGCGCCTGGGTGGTCGCCGTCGCATTGCAGGTCTTCATGCGCTCCTGCGGCGTGCTCGGTGTGGCGGCCGTGGCGGCTGGAGTCGCCTTGAGGCAAGTACTCATGAAGGCTTTGCGCTCATCGCCCTTGAGGGCCTTGGTCGTGGCGTCGGCGTTGCAAGTGGTCATCTTGGTTTGCTGGGCCGTGGCGGCGAAGCCTTGGGAACAGAGCAGCAAACCGATCATCAACAAAGGCACACGCAGCATCTTCATGGTGTTTCTCCTGGTGGCCGCCCGAACGGAACGGCGATGAAATGCAGTGTAGACAAAGCCTGTTACACCTTCATCTGCTTCGATGCCTGATCTACCGCCTTCGCGAGCAAGCCCACTCCCACATTCGACCGGGGTTCCTCAGAAGGAATGCTGTCAACTGTGGGAGCGGGCTTGCTCGCGAAGAACGATAACGCGGTCTTGTTTGACGATCTAAACCCCCGCAGCCTTCAACCGCTCGGCATGCTCAACGAACAACCGGATCGGCTCGGCGCCCTTGCCCACCAACCCCAACGACTGGTTGACGATGTCGAAATGATCCAGCGGATACTCGTCGCCAATCACCGTGCCCAGGTGCGAGCTGTAGCGCCCCACCATGCCGTCGCATTGCCCCGCCTCGCGAACGAAGGTGCGGGCGAACAGGCGGCAACTGCGATTCGTGCCGTCGAACAGGTTGCGTCCCTTGTCGGTCTTGCCCGGCTGCAAGGTCCCGGACCAGGAGTAGTAACGTACACCGTTGACTTCCTCCGCCCCTTGTCCGCCCCAGGTGTCAGGCAATCCCTGGGTAAAACGCTGGTTGAACAGGGCCACCCCTGCCGTCGTGAGCGAAGCATGGGACGCATGGACATCCACTGGCAGCTTCGGCCCGCGATAGCCGGTATCCAACAGGCTCATCAGTGCATTGATCAATCGCAACGCGGCGCTGAGCAAACGGCCCTTGGCGCTGTCGGCCGGGTAGTGCGTTTGCAGATAGTCGGCCAGCTCCGAGCCGTGGTTGGGGCCGGCCACCGACGTGACCGACGCTATCAGGTCCGGGCGTTTGGCCGCAGCGTAGCGGGCGGTGAGACTCCCCTGGCTGTGGCCGATGAGGTTGACCTTTTGCGCACCGGTTTGTCGCAGGACTTCGTCGATCCGCGCCAGCAACTGCTCACCGCGCACCTCGGAAGAATGCAGCGGCGACACCTTCACCGCCACGACCACGGCCCCATCCCGGCGTAACGCCTCGACGATCCCATACCAGTACGGATACAACACCAGGCGAATGAACCCGAGCATTCCCGGGACCAATACAAGCGGGTAGCGAGTGGCGCAGCGTTGCGACATGGCGACATCCTTGTGATCAACAGGGGGTCAGCATCGGTAGCGATGATGACCAGTCTATGACACCCGCATCGCTTCAGCCTGCCCGTCTCGGTCAGTTGCCGCGCGCTACGCATTGAATCATCCAGTAAAACTTTTTCCGGATCGCATCACTCAGAACTAAAGCGATCACGCCAGCAGAGCGTGACGCCTCACCGGATCAGCCTACAGGAGAACGAGATGAGCGACATGCACCTGACCGACGTCACGACCCTGCGCGAACGTGCGCGCCAGAATGTCCAGAATGGCGCGGTCACCGAAGGCTATAACGCCGATCGACAGGAAATCATCCGCCTGCTGAACGAAGCGCTGGCCACCGAACTGGTCTGCACGCTGCGCTACAAACGCCACTACTTCATGGCCACCGGCCTCAAGGCCAGCGTCGCGGCCAGCGAATTTCTCGAACACGCGACCCAGGAAGCCGAACATGCCGACAGGCTGGCCGAGCGCATCGTGCAACTGGGCGGCGAGCCGGAGTTCAACCCCGACCTGTTGACCCGTCACTCCCATGCCCAGTACGTGGCGGGCAACACCCTGAAAGAGATGGTGTTCGAGGATCTGGTGGCCGAACGGATCGCCATCGACAGCTACCGAGAGATCATCCAGTACATCGGCGAAAAAGACCCGACCACCCGGCGCATCTTCGAGGACATCCTGGCCCAGGAAGAAGAGCATGCCGATGACATGGCCGACATCCTGGCCGATTTGTAATTGCCGGGGCCCCATCGCGAGCAAGCTCGCTCCCACATCGGATGAGGAATGATGCGATCCGGTGTGGAAGCGAGCTTGCTCGCGATAGGGTCAGTCGCCTTGGCGCAGATTACCGAGTTGGCTTGACGGTCACCGGTGCCTTGCCTGCCTTCATCTGCTCCAGCAACGGCGCGCACTGGTTCGGTTCGCCACCGCTGGGGGCCACCAGCGCCAGCAGCCCGGCTGCCGGCGCGGCGATCACGCCCAGCGCGACCATCCCGGCACCGCGTAGCATCAGCGGCACCGCCTTGATGCCGGCGGCAGGCTTGGCGAACGCGCCGCGCACATACAGCGGCGAGCGCAGGGAAATCAGCCGCCAGCCCTTGGATTCCGGGGTAATGGTCAGGTCCAACTGCTCGGTCGCCATGTTCGCCGTGCCATCGATGTAGATGATCGCGTTCTCGGTATCGAACACAAACAGGCGAGTGGTCGCCAGGCCTGTCTTGATGTCGAAGTCCGCTGCCGCGCAATTGATCTTCACTTCCTTGTCGCCAAAGACCTTTCCCACCACATAATTACCCACGTTCAGCCCCGCCAACTCCATCAGTTCGCGGCTGATGGCGCCGTCGTTGATGAGCATTTTCAGGGTGCCGTTGGAAGTGCCCAGCAGCGCCGCCACTGAATTACCACGGCCACTGATATCGGCGTCGCCGTTCAGCTCGCCAAAGCTGGTCTTCATCGGTTCGAAGCCGGGGAACAGTTGCTTGAGCTTGAAGCCCCGCGCGGTCAGCTTCGCCTGGCCTTCCAGCGGTTGGGCATGCCCATTGAGACGGATCTGCGCATCGAGACGGCCCCCGGCCACGCCGAAGCGCAGGGGTTCCAGGCTCAGTTGGCCATCGTTGAGCACCAGGTGCGTGTAGAGGTCGGTGAACGGCAATTGCGCGCTGTGGACGATGCGTTTGCCGGTGAACTCGACATCGGCATCCATCACGCTCCAGCGCTCGGTGCGAAACTCCTCCACCGGCAAGACCTTGTCGGCAGGCTGCTTGCTGGCGCCGCCCCGGTTCTTTTGCTCGGTGTTGGAATCGGCACCAATCAGCGGCGCCAGATCGCTGAACAGCAGTTGATTGGAGACCAGCGCGCCGCTGAGTTTTGGCCGGGGCTGGCTGGCGACATAGGCCAGGTCGCCATGGATATCGCTCTCACCGATCTTGCCGTTGAACGCCTCATAGCGAAACAGCGCCCCGCCGGGTTCGTGGAGCTTGGCGATCAGGCGGCCGTCGGTGGCATAGGGCGGCGAATCCGGCAGGGTCACGCCGGTCAGCGGATAGAGACCGGCGAGGCTGTTACCGGCCAGTTTCAAGCGCAGGTCGAGGGCGCCGAGGTTCGTTGGGTCGGTGAGGGTGCCGGCCAATTCGATGCGGGTATTACCGATCTTCGCCTGGGCCTGAAGCGGAAAGGGTCGTGAAGTATCCTGCAACGCCAGCAGGCCGCCGACCTTGCCGGATCCACCCAGGTCTTGCCCGTGATATTGGCCGTTGACCTTGAAGGCGAACGCATAGTCTTGCGGTGCCGCGCCCTGGTCCCGGGCTTTTTGGGCGGCCTTGTCACCAACAATGTCACTGAACGGAATGGGCTTGCCCAGCGGATCGACCACCAGGTCGAGGCGGGTCTTCAGCGCCTGGTCGTCCAAGGTGACGTGGCCTTTGTCAAAGCCAATGGCGCCGATGTCCACGACCCAACTGGACGGTTCGGCGTCCGGGTCTTTCGGGTCGAACTGGAAGGTCCAGTTGGCGCGTCCGTCGGCCAGGCGTTGCAGGTTCGCGTCGGGCTCCGTCAGGTCGATGCGCGGAATCACCACGCGCCGGGCCAGCAACGCCAAGGGGGAAATGCGTAACTCGACGCGCTTGAGGGTGACCATTTGCGCAGTTTTCGACCAATCCGGGTTGCCCAGGCTCAAGTCTTCGGCCACCACATGGGGCCACGGCAGCCAGGCTCGCCAGCCGCCTTCCTCCGGCTCGCGCTGCCAGATCACCGCCAGGTTGCCGTTGATGGCAAACGGGCGATGCAACTCCTCGGAAACCTTGGTGTTGAGCACGGGTTTGACGCGGTTCCAATCGAAAAACGCGATGATCAGCACCAGCACTGCCAGCAGGACAACAAGGCTGGCGAAGCTCCAGGCGAGGATTTTTGAGGTGCGCGTCATGCACAAGGCTCCTGATGACGAATCAGCGTCCAGACCGCGACGCTTTGAAGGCGAGCCTGTAATCGGCTCGTACGAATAGTAGGACTGGCGAAACGGCTGACAGGTTTAACACCAGACACGATGAACGGTCTGAAAAATGTCGAAATCCTGACCGATCCGCCAGCTTGTTGTTACCGCGCCCGCACATTTGCGAAGCGGCAGTGGGTACAAAATACCCATCACAGGGCAAAACCATACCTCCAGAAGGCCCGTTTTAGAGCCTTCCCTCAGAACAATCAATTCCGTTGATTATTACCATTGTCTTTATGAACTTTTATATCGACTTATCGAGAGTAGCATTGCCTCCGTACCCACTTTATCGCCCTCCCAAGGAGCAACGATCATGAAACGCCAATTACTGATGAGCCTTTCCCTTTCACTGCTGGCCTCTACTGCCTTCGCCCTGCCAGCTTCCGAACAAGCGATCCCACAGGTCAAGGACAGCCATTCTGCCTACAGCCAGACTGTTGCTGAAGGTGGCCGTGACAGGCTGAAAGAAAAAGGCTTGGTAGAAGGTGGTTCCGACCGCACGCCACAAGGCCAGACCCTGGCAGCCGACGGCTCCGAACGCACCCCACAAGGCCAGACTCTGGCAGCTGACGGTTCCGACCGCACCCCACAAGGCCAGACCCTTGCCGAAGGTGGTTCTGACCGCACGCCTCTGGGTGAAGCCCTGGCAGCTGACGGTGGTGACCGCGTGATCGAACGCAACAGCGCAGTGAGCTGAGCCCATGGTGGCCATGAAAAAAGCCCGATTCCTGCAATCGGGCTTTTCTTTTCAAGCGCTTCGTTTCCCCGCCTGACCCCCTTCTACCGTTCGACGCCGGCAAAGCCGATTTGCTAAAGTGCATCGCTCTCGTGAATCAGAAGTCAGCCTTTGCGATGCTGCCCCGCGCCGAACAGAAACAACAAACCCGAATTGCCCTGATGGATGCAGCCCGTCATTTGATGGAATGCGGCCGAGGGTTCGGCAGCTTGAGCCTGCGCGAAGTCGCCAGGACGGCGGGCATAGTGCCCACGGGTTTCTATCGGCACTTCGACGACATGGACCAACTGGGCCTGGCCCTGGTCAGCGAAGTCGGCCAGACCTTCCGCGAAACCATCCGCCTGGTGCGCCACAATGAATTCGTCATGGGCGGCATTATCGATGCGTCGGTGCGCATCTTTCTCGATGTGGTGCAAGCCAACCGCTCACAATTCCTGTTCCTGGCCCGCGAGCAATACGGCGGCTCCTTGCCGGTGCGCCAGGCCATCGCCCGGCTGCGTGAAGGTATCAGCTCCGACCTGGCCGCCGACCTGGCCTTGATGCCCAAGCTGCAACACCTGGACCTGGCTGCGTTGAGCGTGATAGCCGACCTCATCGTCAAGAGCGTATTCGCCACGCTGCCCGACATTATCGACCCACCCGCCCAAGCCCCACCGGAACACCTCACGCCGCAAATGAAGATTACCCAGCAATTGCGCTTCATCTTCATTGGCCTCAAGCATTGGCAAGGGTTGGGTAGCACGGAATAACCCTTCCATTGTGGGAACGAGCTTGCTCCCGCAGGTTTTTCAACAGACACAAAACAGTGCGCAGCGTTGTGACGCGCACCAAAGTGGGACGCGACATCTCACTTCTGCTAAACACTTTTCACAGCATTCCCACCGCTATTCCTACATCCCCTTCGATTGGCAAGCCCCTTGCTCTAAACACAGCACCGTTTATTGCTGGAAGCACTCCGATGCTGGTGATTCATCGCAGAATCGACACTCAACCCCGCTGGGACGCCGAGCTGCACCTGACCTTCGACGCCCGCAGCAAAAGCCGCCTGCGCTGTTTCAGTGCCGAAGGTGAAGACGTGGGGTTGTTTCTGGAGCGAGGCCAACCCCCCTTGCATGACGGCGAATGCCTGCAGGCCGAAGACGGTCGCATCGTGCGTATCTGCGCCCGCCCCGAACAATTGCTGCATGTCACCTGCACCAATGCTTTCGAACTGACTCGCGCCGCCTATCACCTGGGCAATCGCCACGTCGCCCTGCAAGTGGGCGATGGCTGGTTGCGCCTGCTGGACGACTACGTGCTCAAGGCCATGCTCGAACAACTGGGCGCCCGCGCCGAATCCATCGAAGCCCCGTTCCAACCAGAACACGGCGCTTATGGCGGGGGGCACCACCATTCCCGGCACGGCGAGGAAGCTTTCAACTATGCGCCGCGCCTGCATCAATTCGGCGTGCGCACATGAACCCGGCCTGGGCGCTGCTGCGCCTGGCCAGCCCGCAGTTGCCGATTGGCGGCTACAGCTATTCCCAAGGGCTGGAAATGGCGGTGGACAACGGCCAGGTGAAAAATCCCGACGACGCGCGGCGCTGGATCAGCGATCAACTCCTGCTGAACCTGGCACGCTTCGAAGCGCCCCTGCTATTGGCCCATTGCAGCGCCGCCGCCTCGGACGACTGGGACGCCCTGCTACAACATTGCGAAGCACATCGCGCCAGCAGGGAAACCCGCGAGCTGTACCAGGAGAGCCGGCAGATGGGCTATTCGTTGCAGCAATTACTCGCTGGCCTGCCGGAACTCGACAGCGCCGCACGGGAATTTCTCACCGAGCGCAGCGAACCGCACTTGGCCCTGGGCTGGGCCCTGGCCGCCCGCGCCTGGCACATCGCGCCTCAGGATGCCCTCGCCGCCTGGCTATGGAGTTGGCTGGAAAATCAATTGGCGGTGCTGATGAAAACCCTGCCCCTGGGCCAGCAAGCCGCCCAGCGCCTGACCAGCGAACTGCTGCCGCTGCTGCAACAGGCCCAGCACAACGCCTCGAATATCGACCCCGATCATCACGGCAGCGCCGCGTTTGGCCTGTCCTTGGCGTGCATGGCCCATGAGCGCCAGTACAGCCGTCTGTTCCGTTCCTAGGAGACACACATGAATACACAACCTTTGCGCGTCGGTATTGGGGGCCCGGTGGGCTCCGGCAAGACCGCCCTGACCCTGGCCCTGTGCCTGGCCCTGCGCGAGCGCTACAACCTGGCGGTGGTCACCAATGACATCTACACCCGCGAAGATGCCGACTTCCTCGTGCGCAACGAGGCCCTGGCGCCGGAGCGGATCATCGGCGTGGAAACCGGCGGCTGCCCACACACCGCGATTCGCGAAGACGCCTCCATAAACCTTGAGGCGGTGGACCAGTTGAACCGGCGTTTCCCGGGGCTCGACCTGATCCTGGTGGAGTCGGGTGGCGACAACCTCTCCGCGACCTTCAGCCCGGAGCTGTCGGACCTGACCCTCTATGTGATCGACGTCTCGGCCGGTGACAAGCTGCCGCGCAAGGGCGGGCCGGGCATCTGCAAATCCGACCTGCTGGTAATCAACAAGATCGACCTGGCGCCGCTGGTGGGCGCGTCCCTGGAACTGATGGACAGCGACACCCGGCGGATGCGCAACGGCAAGCCCTTCGTATTCAGCAACCAGAAGACCGGCCAGGGCCTGGAGGAGATCATCGCCTTCATCGAGCGTCAGGGCCTGCTGACTGCTGCCTGACTTTTCTGACTTTCAACAAGGAAGCTTATCCAATGACATCTAAACGCATCCTCGGCGTGCTCGCCCTGCTGCTGGCCCCGGCTGTAGCCTTCGCCCACCCCGGTCATGGTGACAATGGCTTGATCGCCGGCCTCGGTCACCCTATCGGCGGGCTCGATCATTTGCTGGCAATGCTGGCGGTCGGCTTGTGGGCTGCGCAACAGCAAGGCGCGGCACGTTGGGCGCTGCCGTGCACCTTCGTCGGTACGATGTTGCTCGGCGGCTTGCTGGGTTTCGAAGGCCTGGACCTGCCCGCACTGGAAAGCGGAATCGCCGCCTCGGTATTGGCCCTGGGGCTGGCGGTGGCGCTGGCGGTGCGTCCGCCCTTGAGCCTGGCGGTTGGCGCGACGGCATTGTTTGCGCTGTTCCATGGCGTGGCCCATGGCCTGGAACTGCCGGACATGTCGAGTCCGTGGGCTTATGCGGCCGGGTTTGTCGCGGCCACGGCGGCGCTGCATGGTGCCGGTTTTGCGCTGGTGCGTGTGCTGCCACGAGCGGCGGCGCCGTTGGTGCGGTTGGCCGGGGCGGCTTCGGCGGCGGCTGGGGTGTGGTTGTTGGCGGGTTGATTCTTTAGCGCCTTCAATGACCCCTTCGCGAGCAAGCCCGCTCCCACAGTTTGATTGATC
Encoded proteins:
- a CDS encoding DnaJ C-terminal domain-containing protein, translated to MDFKDYYKILGVEPTADDATIKAAYRKLARKYHPDVSKEKDAETKFKDVSEAYEALKSADKRAEYDDLRRYGQHGQPFQGPPGWQSRGGFGGGQDTGDFSDFFSSIFGNRGPGFGGGHSGRSAGRRGQDVEMELPIFLEETLSSESKKVSFQVPQYNAAGQHVSNTSKSLNVKIPAGVADGERIRLKGQGAPGIGGGANGDLYLTIRFAPHPKFDVEGQDLIITLPLAPWELALGTEVAVPTLTGKINLKVPAGSQNGQRMRAKGHGLRNKAGERGYLFVQLKAVMPKANDEAVKALWAELAKKAAFDPRENF
- a CDS encoding Hsp70 family protein; translated protein: MKNASPARACGIDFGTSNSTVGWLRPGMETLIALEDDKITLPSVVFFNLEERRPVYGRLALHEYLEGYEGRLMRSLKSLLGSKLIKHDTSVLGTAMPFKDLLGLFIGQLKKRAEETAGREFEEVVLGRPVFFVDDDELADQEAENTLVDVARAIGFKDVSFQYEPIAAAFDYESTIEKEELVLIVDIGGGTSDFSLVRLSPERRTHDNRHADILATGGVHIGGTDFDKQLSLQGVMPLFGYGSRMKSGAYMPTSHHMNLATWHTINAVYSQKSTLALGSMRYDIEDTGGIDRLFHLIEQRAGHWLAMEVEETKIQLTHTDQRHLPLDRIEPGLSVDLSRALFESAIGGLLERVRASVAQLLGDANVRVDQVDTVFFTGGSSGIPALRNSVSAMLPQARHVEGNIFGSIGSGLAIEAMKRYGTQV
- a CDS encoding AI-2E family transporter; this translates as MPTFSQRHVLLVISWVIIFGGLLLVLPLRLLPSLLAGLLVFELVNMLTPQLQRLIEGRRARWLAVALLGTLVVSVLTLIFAGAFSFLLHEAENPGASLDKFMGVVDRARGQLPPFIDAYLPASAAEFRVAIGDWISKHLSDLQLVGKDAAHMFVTLLIGMVLGAIVALQRIPDLTKRKPLAAALFDRLNLLVKAFRNIVFAQIKISMLNTFFTGIFLAVVLPLFGIKLPLTKTLIVMTFLLGLLPVIGNLISNTLITIVGLSLSIWVAVAALVYLIVIHKLEYFLNARIVGGQISAKSWELLMAMLVFEAAFGLPGVVAGPIYYAYLKSELKQVGMV
- a CDS encoding PsiF family protein, with product MKMLRVPLLMIGLLLCSQGFAATAQQTKMTTCNADATTKALKGDERKAFMSTCLKATPAATAATPSTPQERMKTCNATATTQALKGDARKAFMSDCLKKK
- a CDS encoding esterase/lipase family protein, which translates into the protein MSQRCATRYPLVLVPGMLGFIRLVLYPYWYGIVEALRRDGAVVVAVKVSPLHSSEVRGEQLLARIDEVLRQTGAQKVNLIGHSQGSLTARYAAAKRPDLIASVTSVAGPNHGSELADYLQTHYPADSAKGRLLSAALRLINALMSLLDTGYRGPKLPVDVHASHASLTTAGVALFNQRFTQGLPDTWGGQGAEEVNGVRYYSWSGTLQPGKTDKGRNLFDGTNRSCRLFARTFVREAGQCDGMVGRYSSHLGTVIGDEYPLDHFDIVNQSLGLVGKGAEPIRLFVEHAERLKAAGV
- a CDS encoding ferritin-like domain-containing protein, which translates into the protein MSDMHLTDVTTLRERARQNVQNGAVTEGYNADRQEIIRLLNEALATELVCTLRYKRHYFMATGLKASVAASEFLEHATQEAEHADRLAERIVQLGGEPEFNPDLLTRHSHAQYVAGNTLKEMVFEDLVAERIAIDSYREIIQYIGEKDPTTRRIFEDILAQEEEHADDMADILADL
- a CDS encoding AsmA family protein produces the protein MTRTSKILAWSFASLVVLLAVLVLIIAFFDWNRVKPVLNTKVSEELHRPFAINGNLAVIWQREPEEGGWRAWLPWPHVVAEDLSLGNPDWSKTAQMVTLKRVELRISPLALLARRVVIPRIDLTEPDANLQRLADGRANWTFQFDPKDPDAEPSSWVVDIGAIGFDKGHVTLDDQALKTRLDLVVDPLGKPIPFSDIVGDKAAQKARDQGAAPQDYAFAFKVNGQYHGQDLGGSGKVGGLLALQDTSRPFPLQAQAKIGNTRIELAGTLTDPTNLGALDLRLKLAGNSLAGLYPLTGVTLPDSPPYATDGRLIAKLHEPGGALFRYEAFNGKIGESDIHGDLAYVASQPRPKLSGALVSNQLLFSDLAPLIGADSNTEQKNRGGASKQPADKVLPVEEFRTERWSVMDADVEFTGKRIVHSAQLPFTDLYTHLVLNDGQLSLEPLRFGVAGGRLDAQIRLNGHAQPLEGQAKLTARGFKLKQLFPGFEPMKTSFGELNGDADISGRGNSVAALLGTSNGTLKMLINDGAISRELMELAGLNVGNYVVGKVFGDKEVKINCAAADFDIKTGLATTRLFVFDTENAIIYIDGTANMATEQLDLTITPESKGWRLISLRSPLYVRGAFAKPAAGIKAVPLMLRGAGMVALGVIAAPAAGLLALVAPSGGEPNQCAPLLEQMKAGKAPVTVKPTR
- a CDS encoding TetR family transcriptional regulator — its product is MLPRAEQKQQTRIALMDAARHLMECGRGFGSLSLREVARTAGIVPTGFYRHFDDMDQLGLALVSEVGQTFRETIRLVRHNEFVMGGIIDASVRIFLDVVQANRSQFLFLAREQYGGSLPVRQAIARLREGISSDLAADLALMPKLQHLDLAALSVIADLIVKSVFATLPDIIDPPAQAPPEHLTPQMKITQQLRFIFIGLKHWQGLGSTE
- the ureE gene encoding urease accessory protein UreE; this encodes MLVIHRRIDTQPRWDAELHLTFDARSKSRLRCFSAEGEDVGLFLERGQPPLHDGECLQAEDGRIVRICARPEQLLHVTCTNAFELTRAAYHLGNRHVALQVGDGWLRLLDDYVLKAMLEQLGARAESIEAPFQPEHGAYGGGHHHSRHGEEAFNYAPRLHQFGVRT
- a CDS encoding urease accessory protein UreF; translated protein: MNPAWALLRLASPQLPIGGYSYSQGLEMAVDNGQVKNPDDARRWISDQLLLNLARFEAPLLLAHCSAAASDDWDALLQHCEAHRASRETRELYQESRQMGYSLQQLLAGLPELDSAAREFLTERSEPHLALGWALAARAWHIAPQDALAAWLWSWLENQLAVLMKTLPLGQQAAQRLTSELLPLLQQAQHNASNIDPDHHGSAAFGLSLACMAHERQYSRLFRS
- the ureG gene encoding urease accessory protein UreG, with amino-acid sequence MNTQPLRVGIGGPVGSGKTALTLALCLALRERYNLAVVTNDIYTREDADFLVRNEALAPERIIGVETGGCPHTAIREDASINLEAVDQLNRRFPGLDLILVESGGDNLSATFSPELSDLTLYVIDVSAGDKLPRKGGPGICKSDLLVINKIDLAPLVGASLELMDSDTRRMRNGKPFVFSNQKTGQGLEEIIAFIERQGLLTAA
- a CDS encoding HupE/UreJ family protein, whose amino-acid sequence is MTSKRILGVLALLLAPAVAFAHPGHGDNGLIAGLGHPIGGLDHLLAMLAVGLWAAQQQGAARWALPCTFVGTMLLGGLLGFEGLDLPALESGIAASVLALGLAVALAVRPPLSLAVGATALFALFHGVAHGLELPDMSSPWAYAAGFVAATAALHGAGFALVRVLPRAAAPLVRLAGAASAAAGVWLLAG